Proteins encoded by one window of Bryobacteraceae bacterium:
- a CDS encoding amidohydrolase family protein, which translates to MQSISRRALLGGAAALPLTAAGARVVDSHVHVWKRDPRFPWAKETRNPPEEDRSAEMLLELMKANGVERTVIIQVIHYRWDNGYLADVLKRYPKMFHGVARVDPEDPSAPDQLSKLVTEQRFRGVRLSPNASAAGDWIRGPLMPPLWKRCAELKVPMTLLAPVTRMPDAARLIEKFPDLTVVIDHMADSPIDKPAELDKLLALARYPKVFVKLSHAWSLSKQEFPWRDTWTQIKRLRDGFGADRLMWGTDWPVSLRHASYEQAVRLYRDELDVFSAQEKPWILGRTAERVWPFA; encoded by the coding sequence ATGCAATCGATCTCCCGCCGTGCGCTGCTAGGCGGCGCGGCGGCCCTTCCGTTGACGGCCGCCGGCGCGCGCGTCGTCGACTCGCACGTCCACGTCTGGAAGCGAGACCCGCGATTTCCATGGGCGAAGGAAACGCGGAATCCGCCGGAGGAAGACCGGTCCGCGGAGATGCTGTTGGAATTGATGAAGGCCAACGGAGTGGAGCGGACGGTAATCATCCAGGTGATCCACTACCGGTGGGACAACGGCTACCTGGCCGATGTGTTGAAGCGCTATCCGAAGATGTTTCACGGCGTGGCGCGGGTTGACCCGGAAGATCCCTCCGCGCCGGATCAACTTTCGAAGCTGGTGACCGAGCAGCGCTTCCGCGGAGTGCGGCTGTCGCCGAATGCGTCGGCGGCGGGCGATTGGATTCGCGGTCCGCTGATGCCGCCGCTGTGGAAGCGGTGCGCGGAACTCAAAGTGCCGATGACGCTGCTGGCGCCGGTGACGCGGATGCCGGATGCGGCGCGGCTGATCGAGAAGTTCCCCGATCTGACGGTGGTGATCGATCACATGGCCGACTCGCCGATCGACAAGCCGGCGGAACTCGACAAGCTCCTGGCGCTGGCGCGCTATCCGAAGGTCTTCGTGAAACTCTCGCACGCCTGGAGCCTTTCGAAACAGGAGTTCCCGTGGCGCGACACGTGGACGCAGATCAAGCGGCTTCGCGACGGATTCGGGGCCGACCGGCTGATGTGGGGCACGGACTGGCCGGTGAGCCTGCGCCACGCCAGCTACGAGCAGGCGGTGCGCTTGTATCGCGACGAGCTCGACGTTTTCAGCGCGCAGGAGAAGCCGTGGATCCTCGGCCGGACGGCCGAGCGGGTGTGGCCATTCGCGTGA
- a CDS encoding glucose 1-dehydrogenase, with translation MQRLKGKNALITGASSGIGQAIAVRYAAEGANVAINYRRGAEQAETTAALCRAARTEGGAGEIIVQADVSSEADVERMTARTIEEFGSLDILVNNAGIQKACPSHEIEAADFDRILGVNIRGPFLCARAAIRHFLSRPGGGVVLNNSSVHEVIPKPKYLSYSITKGGMENLTKSLALEYADRGIRVNAVGPGAIVTPINRAWIDDPKAKAEVESHIPMARAGAPEEIASVFAFLASDEASYITGQTIFACGGLTLYPEFRVAWSSGE, from the coding sequence ATGCAACGACTCAAAGGCAAGAACGCCCTCATCACCGGCGCCTCCAGCGGGATCGGCCAGGCCATCGCCGTGCGCTACGCGGCCGAGGGCGCCAACGTCGCCATCAACTACCGCAGAGGCGCGGAACAGGCGGAAACCACCGCCGCCTTATGCCGGGCCGCTCGCACCGAGGGTGGAGCGGGCGAGATCATCGTGCAGGCCGACGTCTCGAGCGAGGCGGATGTGGAGCGCATGACGGCGAGGACGATCGAGGAGTTCGGCAGCCTCGATATCCTCGTCAACAACGCCGGTATTCAGAAAGCCTGCCCTTCGCACGAGATCGAAGCGGCCGACTTCGACCGCATCCTCGGCGTCAACATCCGCGGCCCCTTCCTGTGCGCCCGCGCGGCGATCCGCCACTTTCTCTCGCGTCCCGGCGGCGGCGTGGTGCTGAACAACTCCTCCGTCCACGAGGTCATCCCGAAGCCGAAGTACCTCAGCTACTCGATCACGAAGGGCGGCATGGAGAACCTGACCAAGTCCCTCGCGCTCGAGTACGCGGACCGCGGCATTCGCGTCAACGCGGTGGGACCCGGCGCGATTGTCACGCCGATCAACCGGGCCTGGATCGACGATCCGAAGGCGAAAGCCGAGGTGGAGAGCCACATCCCGATGGCCCGCGCCGGGGCGCCGGAGGAGATCGCCTCGGTGTTTGCCTTCCTCGCGTCGGACGAAGCCTCGTACATCACCGGCCAGACCATCTTCGCGTGCGGCGGGCTTACGTTGTACCCCGAGTTCCGGGTGGCATGGTCTTCGGGCGAGTAA
- a CDS encoding DUF1501 domain-containing protein, with amino-acid sequence MDLLNATRRHFLNNCSLGLAGMFLADAATVENPLAPRKPPRTAKAKSVIYLHMAGSPSQLELFDYKPELVKYDGQACPQHLLEGKRFAFIKGVPNMLGTPFKFAQHGQAGAWVSELLPHTAGVVDDLCIIRSMTTDQFNHAPAQLFLHTGSPRFGAAAMGSWATYGLGTENQDLPGFVVLVGGGNNPDAGKSLWGSGFLPSVYQGVQCRTEGDPVLYLSDPEGMTRSLRRKTLDAARDLNEIQNRSAGDPETLARVAQYELAYRMQISVPEVMDISKEPAAMHQMYGSEPGAPPNSRASFANNCLLARRLVEKGVRFVQLFQWGWDHHGVSRREDIRYDLPVRTRNIDQPIAALVKDLKQRGLLDETLIVWGGEFGRTPMRENRGGSYGSFVGRDHHPYGFTIWLAGGGVKSGLNYGSTDDIGYYAAENKMTVRDLQATVLNQLGLDPFRLSFPYQGLNQRLVGPTEEGRVLRDILA; translated from the coding sequence ATGGACCTGCTGAACGCCACACGCCGCCATTTCCTGAACAACTGCTCGCTGGGCCTGGCCGGGATGTTTCTCGCCGATGCCGCAACGGTGGAGAATCCGCTGGCGCCGAGGAAGCCGCCGCGGACAGCCAAGGCGAAGTCCGTGATCTATCTGCACATGGCCGGATCGCCTTCCCAGCTCGAGCTGTTCGATTACAAGCCGGAGCTGGTGAAGTACGATGGCCAGGCCTGCCCGCAGCACTTACTCGAAGGCAAACGGTTCGCGTTCATCAAGGGCGTTCCTAACATGCTCGGCACGCCCTTCAAATTCGCGCAGCACGGCCAAGCGGGCGCATGGGTGAGCGAACTGCTTCCGCATACGGCGGGCGTGGTGGACGATCTCTGCATCATCCGCTCCATGACGACCGATCAGTTCAATCACGCCCCGGCGCAGTTGTTCCTGCACACGGGGAGTCCGCGTTTCGGGGCGGCGGCGATGGGATCGTGGGCGACGTATGGTCTCGGGACGGAGAACCAGGATCTTCCGGGCTTCGTGGTGCTCGTTGGCGGCGGCAACAATCCGGACGCCGGGAAGAGCCTGTGGGGCAGCGGCTTTCTGCCCAGCGTGTACCAGGGCGTGCAGTGCCGGACCGAGGGCGATCCGGTGCTTTACCTGAGCGACCCGGAGGGCATGACGCGTTCGCTTCGCCGGAAGACGCTCGACGCCGCGCGCGATTTGAACGAGATCCAGAACCGCAGCGCCGGAGATCCGGAAACCCTGGCCCGCGTGGCGCAGTACGAACTGGCGTACCGGATGCAGATCTCGGTGCCCGAGGTGATGGACATCTCGAAGGAGCCGGCGGCGATGCACCAGATGTACGGTTCCGAGCCGGGCGCGCCGCCGAACAGCCGCGCTTCGTTCGCGAATAACTGTCTGCTCGCGCGGCGGCTGGTGGAGAAGGGCGTGCGTTTCGTGCAGTTATTCCAGTGGGGTTGGGATCACCACGGCGTATCGCGGCGCGAAGATATCCGATACGACTTGCCGGTGCGGACGCGGAATATCGATCAGCCGATTGCGGCGCTGGTGAAGGACCTGAAGCAGCGCGGGTTGCTGGACGAGACGCTAATTGTTTGGGGCGGTGAGTTCGGGCGGACGCCGATGCGCGAGAATCGCGGCGGAAGTTATGGCAGCTTCGTGGGGCGTGACCATCATCCATACGGGTTCACGATCTGGCTCGCTGGCGGCGGCGTGAAGAGCGGGTTGAACTATGGGTCGACGGACGATATCGGTTACTACGCGGCGGAGAACAAGATGACCGTGCGGGATCTGCAGGCAACGGTGCTGAATCAGCTTGGGCTGGATCCGTTCCGGTTGTCGTTCCCCTACCAAGGGCTGAACCAGCGGTTGGTGGGGCCGACGGAGGAGGGGCGGGTGTTGCGGGACATCCTGGCGTAA
- a CDS encoding AAA family ATPase yields MSLDAFRRANFHSVRRLKEVWTADEASGHEFHKPLMTRFDDALERLIDSKENQRGLIVTGAAGSGKTHTLGQIRRRAMRAGAHFVLIDCTDIRDFWQTLTLQYLQSLQQEYIDESGQPARQIETILGGLIRLTGSTAAASILPQIRGLDAGHLVQLAGDVAGWLGRRGLRKLASRHRTIRALFYLYSDQPELGDLAYAFLQGQTLDPLPEIKEVGLEGPNSARTVVTDLALILANNGPTVLAFDQMDPIIAEHHQVAADAQRAERQHEAIAVINGLANGLMSLHDQLEQTLPVLSILESSWVNLRNWALSSAVDRFADPATLPPPRMEQATAMVQSRLARAYRQSGFAPPYPSWPFRAEFFASVPAGWTPREILNRCERHRQQCLDTGEVTELTSCGGGAAPPAAVVETSLAARYEELRASPDIAWMMAEENEDRFGDELAEVCAIFLRELPLEDNIDYQLDHEFHETRSYESLHVRMRRIFRAESDREEHVCMRVLSKSHYRSFQVRLTAAMTMAGISEGLPGRSLTLLRQTSTPRGAKTEQMVSEFLRARGRILAIAPEDLAAFDAVRRLEKESPERFESWLRHARPLGKTAFFRETCGSWFESPAGEAPVRTMAAAAGLAAVPATPAPKPVTPPPAAPKPVALNPPPPIPRVPVASPLNGTSVLVGMRNGTPSQIVAFPRTDLTRHVVARAGSGSGKTVLLKRLVEEAALASVSSIVIDSARDMSYLLDPWPAAPEGWFDGDAARARRYENEVAKRLWTPGRKDGRPMSLSPIPDFRGQFDDPIEFDTAVELATDGLAELVIKARDKTVPRAILKAAMTWFGRKEGHQLAGLVEILSELPGDARTGIQKEEKIAAEMGDRLRAVMLQDPLLAPGGEPLDPAVLFGADNGGATVSVISLFAMNDLSAQATFIGRLASALFSWIRRNPAKDGIRGLLVLDEAAPFLPSRRSAESKAALLLLSQQARKYGLGLVLATQNPMDLDYNATAQFATQLFGAANQPQVIRYIEEAMVQRGMRSLQPGRLKPGQFYVASPSLREPVKVQSPMCLSWHPNNRTPTDDEILERSRRP; encoded by the coding sequence ATGAGCCTGGACGCGTTTCGCCGCGCGAACTTCCACAGCGTGCGCCGCCTGAAAGAAGTATGGACGGCCGATGAAGCCTCGGGGCACGAGTTTCACAAGCCGTTGATGACACGGTTCGACGACGCATTGGAGCGGCTGATCGATAGCAAGGAGAATCAGCGAGGGCTGATTGTGACGGGAGCCGCGGGAAGCGGCAAGACGCACACGCTCGGGCAGATACGGCGGCGGGCGATGCGGGCCGGCGCGCACTTCGTGCTGATCGATTGCACGGACATCCGTGACTTCTGGCAGACGCTGACACTCCAGTATCTGCAGAGCCTGCAGCAGGAGTACATCGACGAATCCGGGCAGCCAGCGCGGCAGATCGAAACGATTCTGGGCGGGTTGATCCGGCTGACCGGGTCGACGGCGGCCGCGAGCATCCTGCCGCAGATTCGCGGCCTGGATGCCGGCCACCTCGTGCAGTTGGCCGGCGATGTGGCAGGCTGGCTTGGGAGGCGCGGACTCAGGAAACTCGCGAGCCGCCACCGGACGATTCGCGCGTTGTTCTATCTCTACTCGGACCAGCCCGAGTTGGGCGATCTTGCGTATGCATTTCTGCAGGGACAGACGCTCGACCCGTTGCCGGAGATCAAGGAAGTGGGGCTCGAAGGGCCGAATTCGGCGCGGACAGTGGTGACGGACCTGGCCTTGATCCTGGCCAACAACGGCCCGACGGTGCTCGCCTTCGACCAGATGGATCCGATCATCGCCGAGCATCATCAAGTGGCGGCCGATGCCCAGCGCGCCGAGCGGCAGCACGAAGCGATCGCGGTGATTAACGGATTGGCCAACGGGCTGATGAGTCTTCACGACCAACTCGAGCAGACGCTGCCGGTGCTTTCGATTCTCGAGAGCAGTTGGGTGAACCTGAGGAACTGGGCACTTTCCTCAGCGGTGGACCGGTTCGCGGACCCGGCGACGCTGCCGCCACCGCGCATGGAACAGGCAACCGCGATGGTCCAATCGCGGCTGGCGCGCGCCTACCGCCAGAGCGGCTTTGCGCCGCCGTATCCATCCTGGCCGTTTCGCGCGGAATTCTTCGCGAGCGTGCCGGCCGGCTGGACGCCGCGGGAGATTCTGAATCGCTGCGAGCGCCATCGGCAGCAGTGCCTGGACACCGGGGAGGTGACGGAGTTGACCTCGTGCGGCGGCGGCGCGGCGCCTCCGGCAGCCGTTGTCGAAACCAGCCTCGCGGCCCGCTACGAAGAACTGCGCGCCTCGCCGGACATCGCCTGGATGATGGCCGAGGAGAACGAAGACCGGTTTGGCGACGAACTCGCCGAGGTGTGCGCGATCTTCCTGCGCGAGCTCCCGCTCGAGGACAACATCGACTACCAGCTCGACCACGAATTCCACGAAACGCGCAGCTACGAGAGTCTCCACGTGAGGATGCGGCGCATCTTCCGCGCCGAGTCCGACCGCGAGGAGCATGTGTGCATGCGGGTGCTAAGCAAGTCGCACTACCGGTCATTCCAGGTGCGGCTGACGGCGGCGATGACGATGGCGGGCATCTCGGAAGGGCTGCCTGGCCGTTCCCTGACGCTGCTCCGGCAGACATCGACCCCGCGAGGAGCGAAGACGGAGCAGATGGTATCGGAATTCCTGCGCGCTCGGGGGCGAATCCTGGCGATCGCGCCGGAAGACCTGGCGGCGTTCGACGCCGTGCGCCGGCTGGAGAAGGAAAGCCCGGAACGGTTTGAAAGCTGGTTGCGTCACGCGCGGCCGCTCGGCAAAACGGCGTTCTTCCGGGAGACGTGCGGCTCGTGGTTCGAATCGCCGGCGGGCGAGGCGCCGGTGCGGACCATGGCGGCGGCGGCCGGCTTGGCGGCGGTTCCGGCGACGCCTGCGCCGAAGCCGGTCACTCCCCCGCCGGCCGCGCCGAAGCCGGTGGCGCTGAATCCGCCGCCGCCCATCCCTCGAGTGCCCGTTGCTTCTCCGTTGAACGGAACATCGGTGCTGGTGGGCATGCGCAATGGAACGCCCAGCCAAATCGTCGCTTTCCCGAGGACAGATTTGACCCGGCACGTGGTGGCGCGCGCGGGTTCGGGCAGCGGGAAGACGGTGCTGCTGAAGCGACTGGTGGAAGAGGCGGCGCTGGCCAGCGTTTCGTCCATCGTGATCGATAGCGCCCGGGATATGTCCTATCTGCTCGACCCGTGGCCGGCAGCGCCCGAGGGCTGGTTCGATGGCGACGCGGCACGGGCGCGACGGTACGAGAACGAAGTGGCGAAGCGCCTTTGGACGCCGGGCCGCAAAGACGGACGTCCGATGTCGCTCTCGCCCATCCCCGACTTCCGCGGACAGTTCGACGATCCGATCGAGTTCGATACGGCAGTGGAACTGGCCACCGACGGGTTGGCGGAACTCGTGATCAAGGCGCGGGACAAGACCGTGCCACGGGCGATCCTGAAGGCAGCCATGACGTGGTTCGGGCGCAAAGAGGGGCACCAGCTCGCAGGTCTGGTGGAGATCCTGAGCGAGCTGCCGGGCGACGCCCGCACCGGAATCCAGAAAGAGGAGAAGATCGCCGCCGAGATGGGCGACCGCCTTCGCGCAGTGATGCTCCAGGACCCGCTGCTGGCTCCCGGAGGCGAACCGCTGGACCCGGCGGTTCTGTTCGGCGCCGACAATGGCGGTGCCACGGTTTCCGTGATCAGCCTCTTCGCAATGAACGACCTTTCCGCTCAGGCCACATTTATCGGGCGGCTGGCATCGGCGCTGTTCAGTTGGATCCGGCGCAATCCGGCGAAGGATGGCATCCGTGGTCTGCTGGTGCTGGACGAAGCAGCGCCGTTTCTACCCAGCCGGCGGTCGGCCGAATCAAAGGCCGCGCTGCTGCTGCTTTCGCAGCAGGCCCGCAAGTACGGGCTGGGGCTCGTGCTGGCGACGCAGAACCCGATGGACCTCGATTACAACGCGACGGCGCAGTTCGCGACTCAGTTGTTCGGCGCGGCCAACCAGCCGCAGGTCATCCGGTACATCGAAGAAGCGATGGTCCAGCGCGGGATGCGGAGCCTGCAGCCGGGGCGCCTGAAGCCGGGACAGTTCTACGTGGCGTCGCCGAGTTTGCGTGAGCCGGTGAAGGTGCAATCCCCGATGTGCCTGAGCTGGCACCCGAACAACCGCACGCCCACCGACGATGAGATCCTGGAGCGCTCGCGGCGCCCGTAG
- a CDS encoding DUF559 domain-containing protein, protein MARETQPGVPGLVRVEDVPAAIHAHARRGWLGLLWPQTPPVSDAIDEMLMALGAAALRECKPDTARTPDAWTRAAKELLAAREPPIPGGFARELTVQRLIQWLQPRECRLALGVCAAGEGWRSVEIVAEWFARASGGEVLILVPGPPAPPREARDFRSLAEEKLWYALDQDAELHGLFQPNVRVMTMFQTAHCCDLVWREGKVIVEIDTYYTHGGPRQFGADRQRDYETLVTGYLTVRLLYEEVMSDCALAVRKVRRVVETRRQQRK, encoded by the coding sequence GTGGCCCGAGAAACCCAACCCGGCGTTCCCGGGTTAGTGCGAGTGGAGGACGTCCCAGCCGCCATTCATGCCCACGCCCGCCGCGGCTGGTTAGGACTTCTCTGGCCGCAAACACCGCCAGTTAGCGACGCGATTGACGAGATGTTGATGGCGCTTGGCGCGGCGGCGCTCCGCGAGTGCAAGCCGGATACGGCGCGGACACCCGATGCGTGGACTCGTGCCGCAAAGGAGTTGCTGGCCGCCCGCGAACCTCCCATTCCTGGCGGATTCGCGCGCGAACTGACGGTCCAGCGGCTCATCCAATGGTTGCAGCCGCGGGAATGCCGCTTGGCATTGGGCGTTTGCGCCGCCGGCGAGGGATGGCGTTCCGTGGAAATCGTGGCCGAATGGTTCGCGCGGGCATCCGGCGGGGAGGTATTAATCCTCGTGCCCGGGCCGCCCGCGCCGCCGCGCGAAGCCCGAGATTTCCGCAGCCTGGCGGAAGAGAAGCTATGGTACGCCCTGGACCAGGACGCGGAACTGCACGGGCTATTCCAGCCGAATGTTCGAGTGATGACCATGTTTCAAACCGCGCATTGCTGCGACTTGGTGTGGCGGGAGGGCAAGGTGATCGTGGAGATCGATACCTACTACACCCACGGCGGTCCGCGGCAGTTCGGCGCGGACCGGCAGCGCGACTATGAAACGCTCGTCACCGGCTATCTTACGGTGCGGTTGCTCTATGAGGAAGTGATGTCGGATTGCGCGCTGGCGGTGAGAAAGGTGCGCAGGGTCGTGGAGACGAGGAGACAACAACGGAAATGA
- a CDS encoding PSD1 and planctomycete cytochrome C domain-containing protein, which translates to MVRIPIAMALAAGVAAGAVDYQRDIRPVLAKKCFACHGPDEHGRQANFRLDTRAGATGEAGGYRGIVPGKSGASRVVARVTDQKRPMPPGGPGLSADEVAALREWIDAGAQYTAHWSFKKPVRPTAGSIDAIVTEAWKQAGLSGSPEAEPGVLARRVALDLTGLPPEPAALKEYLAAPGPAAYEQFVDKLLASPGFGERWARVWLDLARYADTQGYEKDNKRTIWPYRDWVIRAFNENMPFDRFTIEQLAGDLLPNPTQDQLIATGFHRNTMTNTEGGTDDEEFRDAAIKDRVAVTGQVWMGLTTGCAQCHTHKYDPIAHEEFYRLYAFFNQTADNDQPNDAPVLKLDDKVSTLILRELPEDKRRVTHIQNRGNFLDPGKEVTPGVLSSFHAMPARAAPNRLGLAQWLVSKDNPLTARVMVNRLWARLFGAGIVETEEDFGTQGSAPSHPELLDLLAVEFMDSGWDIKAILKKMVMSATYRQSSAASDAVLEKDPRNRLLARGPRVRLDAEMVRDQALAVSGLLSKKMYGPPVMPWQPEGIWLVVYSGDKWETSEGEDRYRRGLYTFLRRSSPYPTMIAYDAPTGEVCTIRRIRTNTPLQALASLNDPVSMEAAQRLGRWVLEDVKGNDRARAEAMFRRVLVRDPEKAETTRILGLYRDAAKELKGEGDAPGKLLHYDQTLYTEDREVMLVADARTQPATWRYVTNDSGDAPGADWFRPGFDASGWQQGRGQFAWYKKPPEESRIGTEWHTSNIWLRVEFDVPEGQIEDLQLQLRTAGMFESYVNGVPAAQSPIDRGSYYEYVVSPEAAATLKPGRNVLAIHATHIREKDSGQVIDASLRGLRPLAFDKKSVNAKRAAWVVVANTLLNLDETLSRR; encoded by the coding sequence ATGGTGAGGATTCCGATTGCGATGGCGCTTGCCGCCGGCGTGGCCGCGGGCGCGGTCGACTACCAGCGAGACATCCGGCCGGTGCTTGCGAAGAAGTGCTTCGCTTGCCATGGTCCGGATGAGCATGGGCGTCAGGCGAATTTTCGGCTCGACACGCGGGCCGGAGCCACGGGGGAAGCCGGCGGATACCGGGGAATCGTACCAGGCAAGTCCGGCGCGAGCCGGGTAGTGGCGCGGGTTACCGATCAGAAGCGGCCGATGCCGCCGGGCGGGCCGGGGCTGTCGGCGGATGAAGTCGCCGCGCTGCGCGAATGGATCGACGCGGGGGCGCAGTACACGGCGCATTGGTCGTTCAAAAAGCCGGTGCGTCCGACCGCTGGTTCGATCGACGCGATCGTGACGGAGGCTTGGAAACAGGCGGGACTTTCCGGGTCGCCCGAAGCCGAGCCCGGCGTGCTGGCGCGGCGCGTGGCACTCGATTTGACGGGGCTTCCGCCGGAGCCGGCGGCGTTGAAAGAATATCTCGCCGCGCCCGGACCGGCGGCCTACGAACAGTTCGTCGACAAGCTGCTCGCTTCTCCGGGTTTCGGGGAACGCTGGGCGCGAGTGTGGCTGGACCTGGCGCGGTACGCGGATACCCAAGGCTACGAGAAGGACAACAAGCGGACGATCTGGCCGTATCGCGACTGGGTGATTCGGGCGTTCAACGAGAACATGCCCTTTGACCGGTTCACCATCGAACAGCTCGCCGGCGACTTACTCCCGAATCCGACGCAGGATCAGCTCATCGCCACCGGGTTCCATCGCAACACGATGACCAATACGGAAGGCGGCACCGACGATGAAGAGTTCCGCGACGCAGCGATCAAAGATCGGGTGGCGGTGACCGGGCAGGTGTGGATGGGGCTTACCACGGGCTGCGCGCAGTGCCACACGCATAAGTACGACCCGATCGCGCACGAAGAGTTCTATCGCCTGTACGCATTCTTCAACCAGACGGCGGACAACGATCAGCCGAACGACGCGCCGGTGCTGAAGCTCGATGATAAGGTCTCCACGCTGATCCTGCGCGAACTGCCCGAAGACAAGCGGCGCGTGACGCACATCCAGAACCGGGGGAACTTCCTGGACCCGGGCAAGGAAGTAACGCCGGGCGTGCTGAGTTCTTTCCACGCCATGCCGGCCAGGGCGGCGCCGAACCGGCTGGGGCTGGCGCAGTGGCTGGTGAGCAAGGATAATCCGCTCACGGCGCGCGTGATGGTGAACCGGCTGTGGGCGCGGCTGTTCGGTGCGGGCATCGTCGAAACCGAGGAAGATTTCGGGACGCAAGGCAGCGCTCCTTCGCACCCCGAACTGCTGGATCTGCTGGCGGTGGAGTTCATGGATTCGGGTTGGGACATCAAGGCGATTCTCAAGAAGATGGTGATGTCGGCGACGTACCGGCAGTCCTCGGCGGCAAGTGACGCGGTGCTCGAGAAGGACCCGCGGAACCGTCTGCTGGCACGGGGGCCGCGCGTGCGGCTGGACGCCGAGATGGTCCGCGACCAGGCGCTCGCGGTGAGTGGGTTGCTGAGTAAGAAGATGTACGGACCGCCGGTGATGCCGTGGCAGCCGGAAGGTATCTGGCTGGTGGTGTACTCGGGCGACAAGTGGGAAACGAGCGAGGGCGAGGATCGCTACCGGCGGGGCCTCTATACGTTCCTGCGGCGCTCGTCGCCGTATCCGACGATGATTGCCTACGACGCGCCGACGGGCGAGGTCTGCACGATTCGCCGCATTCGAACCAACACGCCGCTGCAGGCGCTGGCTTCGCTGAACGATCCGGTGTCGATGGAGGCGGCGCAGCGGCTGGGCCGGTGGGTGCTCGAGGATGTGAAGGGCAATGATCGCGCGCGGGCGGAAGCGATGTTCCGGCGTGTGCTGGTGCGCGATCCCGAGAAGGCTGAGACGACGCGCATCCTCGGCCTCTATCGCGACGCCGCGAAGGAGCTGAAGGGCGAGGGCGACGCGCCGGGTAAGCTCCTGCACTACGATCAGACGCTCTACACCGAAGACCGCGAGGTAATGCTTGTGGCCGATGCGCGCACGCAGCCGGCGACGTGGCGGTACGTAACGAACGATTCGGGAGACGCGCCGGGCGCGGATTGGTTCCGCCCGGGATTCGACGCCTCGGGGTGGCAGCAGGGCAGGGGACAGTTCGCGTGGTACAAGAAGCCGCCCGAGGAATCGCGGATCGGCACCGAGTGGCACACGAGCAATATCTGGCTGCGCGTGGAGTTCGACGTTCCGGAGGGGCAGATCGAGGACTTGCAGTTGCAGCTTCGCACGGCCGGGATGTTCGAATCCTACGTGAACGGCGTGCCAGCGGCGCAGAGCCCGATCGACCGCGGGAGTTACTACGAATACGTGGTATCGCCGGAAGCGGCCGCGACGCTGAAGCCGGGCAGGAACGTACTGGCGATCCACGCCACGCATATTCGCGAGAAGGACAGCGGCCAGGTGATCGACGCGAGCCTGCGCGGGCTGCGTCCGCTCGCGTTCGATAAGAAATCGGTAAACGCCAAGCGCGCGGCGTGGGTGGTGGTGGCCAACACGCTGCTGAACCTGGACGAGACGCTGTCGCGGAGATAA
- a CDS encoding SUMF1/EgtB/PvdO family nonheme iron enzyme, which translates to MVEHRFSKLKVFLCHASGDKEPVRVIHGDLARTGWVQPWLDEVELLPGQRWRDSIQEALREAHVVAVCLSQRSVAKEGFVQREISLALDAELEKPFGTIYIVPILLEPCPLPARLREFQAVEIFKPTGRIKLLEALARRALSLGIGHRPTPGEASTSPLDGEQYVWIPPGDFFMGASPGDEEALIPEFPRRRVTISRGFWIGQTPVTIRGYRALVPATTSVSVGTESPDALQLPMVAVTWSQAASYCALVGGRLPREAEWEYAARAGSNEPRYGPLDEVAWYAANSNRRLQPVGGKKPNPWNLYDMLGNVYEWCDDWKEFGAQDWDSDEEVPEYRMIRGGSFIYPPVGSRASNRGWCSPDRSHEDLGFRVVLDAEPLRVASFAGRS; encoded by the coding sequence ATGGTGGAGCATCGATTTTCCAAGCTGAAGGTCTTCCTATGTCACGCTTCCGGCGACAAAGAGCCGGTCAGGGTCATTCACGGGGATCTGGCGCGAACGGGGTGGGTCCAGCCATGGCTCGATGAGGTGGAGCTCTTGCCCGGCCAAAGATGGCGGGACTCGATCCAGGAGGCGCTACGCGAAGCGCATGTCGTGGCGGTTTGTCTGTCCCAACGGTCCGTGGCCAAGGAAGGTTTCGTTCAACGGGAGATATCGTTGGCGCTCGACGCGGAACTGGAGAAACCATTCGGCACGATCTACATCGTGCCGATACTATTGGAGCCCTGCCCGCTCCCAGCCAGGCTTCGCGAATTTCAAGCCGTGGAGATATTCAAGCCCACGGGGCGAATCAAGCTGCTGGAAGCTCTTGCCCGACGCGCGCTGTCACTGGGAATCGGTCATCGTCCCACGCCGGGCGAGGCTTCCACCAGTCCGCTGGACGGCGAACAGTACGTCTGGATTCCACCGGGTGACTTCTTCATGGGGGCTTCGCCCGGCGACGAAGAAGCCTTGATCCCCGAATTTCCCCGGCGCCGAGTCACGATTTCCCGAGGATTCTGGATTGGGCAGACGCCCGTCACGATTCGCGGCTACCGGGCGCTCGTTCCGGCCACGACCTCAGTTTCCGTTGGAACCGAATCCCCCGATGCGCTTCAACTGCCAATGGTCGCCGTGACGTGGTCGCAGGCAGCTTCCTATTGCGCATTGGTCGGAGGACGCCTTCCCAGAGAAGCGGAATGGGAATACGCGGCACGGGCCGGGTCGAATGAGCCCAGATACGGCCCGCTCGACGAAGTCGCCTGGTACGCCGCCAACTCCAACCGGAGGCTCCAGCCAGTCGGCGGGAAGAAACCCAATCCATGGAACCTCTACGACATGCTGGGAAACGTCTATGAGTGGTGCGACGATTGGAAGGAATTTGGCGCGCAGGATTGGGACAGCGACGAGGAAGTGCCGGAGTACCGCATGATCCGCGGCGGATCGTTCATCTACCCTCCGGTCGGCAGCAGAGCCTCGAATCGCGGCTGGTGCAGCCCGGACCGAAGCCACGAAGACCTCGGTTTCCGTGTCGTGCTGGACGCCGAGCCTCTTCGGGTGGCTTCTTTCGCCGGGCGGTCGTAG